One region of Sulfurisphaera ohwakuensis genomic DNA includes:
- a CDS encoding ABC1 kinase family protein translates to MIRELQVIIKLAPRVLRLREFRQREFKGEKVDEDEMRKEGRKLLEAFISLGPAFIKLGQVLSVHSDVLPEPYLKELSKLQDEVPPAPWEEVEPILREDLGEKFNEYEIEKKPISSASIGQVYLAKEKKSGKIVVIKVNRPRIKEIAERDVKVIQNLLPLTKYLFDESFYESLRAIVNDFSKRIFEEMDFTKEAFYMKKIKEELEEFPDVIVPESYYATKRVLIMEYLKGYKVTSPEAKKIVKPDYLAYRVFRTFMLLLLTKEYFHADPHPGNLAVDEKGNLILYDFGMVGRMDKETRNRLLRAYAALIRLDAIGLVKVLEELGAIQPEADREILAKGIELFLKTFEGITAETLEVETFLNAANEVFYRFPLKIPEKLAIYIRMTSVLGGTCTQIDPDFNFFVNLQKLIEEEGLQWSAMFDDIRNTMEAAIKKFRLSLLEKPIVPAKKSNRGSIIAPILVIIAIIYYLMSHDAIVSILIGIFALTINRV, encoded by the coding sequence ATGATTAGAGAGCTTCAAGTAATAATTAAATTAGCACCTAGAGTTCTGAGGCTTAGAGAATTTAGGCAGAGGGAATTTAAGGGAGAAAAAGTTGATGAAGACGAAATGAGAAAAGAAGGAAGAAAATTACTTGAAGCGTTTATTTCTTTAGGACCAGCATTTATTAAATTAGGCCAAGTTCTTTCTGTTCATTCTGATGTTCTACCGGAACCTTATCTAAAGGAATTATCTAAATTACAAGATGAAGTTCCTCCAGCACCATGGGAGGAAGTTGAACCTATACTTAGAGAAGATTTAGGGGAGAAATTTAATGAATATGAAATAGAGAAGAAACCAATATCTTCAGCAAGTATAGGTCAAGTTTATTTAGCAAAAGAAAAAAAGTCCGGAAAAATAGTAGTGATTAAGGTAAATAGGCCTAGAATTAAGGAAATCGCAGAGAGAGACGTAAAAGTTATCCAGAATTTATTACCTTTAACAAAGTATCTATTTGATGAGTCCTTTTATGAAAGTTTAAGGGCAATAGTGAATGATTTTAGTAAGAGAATATTTGAAGAAATGGATTTTACTAAAGAAGCATTCTATATGAAAAAAATTAAAGAGGAGCTTGAAGAATTTCCCGATGTTATTGTGCCAGAATCATATTATGCGACTAAACGAGTACTTATCATGGAATATTTAAAAGGGTATAAAGTCACTTCTCCAGAGGCTAAAAAGATTGTAAAGCCCGATTATTTAGCATATAGGGTATTTAGAACTTTTATGTTACTATTATTAACGAAAGAGTATTTTCATGCTGATCCTCATCCTGGAAATTTAGCTGTTGATGAAAAAGGGAATTTAATACTTTACGATTTCGGAATGGTTGGAAGAATGGATAAAGAGACAAGAAATAGACTTTTAAGAGCTTACGCCGCCTTAATAAGGCTAGACGCAATAGGTTTAGTAAAAGTCCTTGAAGAATTAGGGGCTATTCAGCCTGAAGCAGATAGGGAAATACTAGCAAAAGGTATAGAGCTATTCTTAAAAACATTTGAGGGAATTACGGCAGAAACCCTAGAAGTAGAAACTTTCCTTAACGCGGCAAATGAAGTATTTTATCGTTTTCCACTAAAAATACCAGAAAAGTTAGCAATATATATAAGAATGACATCAGTACTTGGGGGTACTTGCACACAAATAGATCCAGATTTTAATTTCTTTGTAAATTTACAGAAGTTAATTGAAGAAGAAGGACTTCAATGGAGTGCCATGTTCGATGACATCAGAAATACGATGGAAGCAGCGATAAAAAAATTTAGACTATCTTTACTAGAAAAACCTATAGTGCCCGCTAAGAAGAGTAATAGGGGTAGTATTATAGCCCCTATATTGGTTATTATAGCAATAATCTATTACTTAATGTCTCACGATGCTATTGTTTCAATATTAATAGGTATATTTGCATTAACCATAAATAGGGTTTGA
- the hsp14 gene encoding archaeal heat shock protein Hsp14, translating into MYYLGRELQKRSEELSRGFYELVYPPVDMYEEGGYLVVVADLAGFNKEKIKARISGQNELIIEAEREITEPGVKYLTQRPKYIRKVIRLPYNVAKDAEISGKYENGVLTIRIPIAGTSVIKIE; encoded by the coding sequence ATGTATTATTTAGGAAGAGAATTACAGAAGAGAAGTGAAGAACTAAGTAGAGGTTTCTATGAGCTAGTTTATCCACCAGTTGATATGTATGAGGAAGGAGGATACCTAGTAGTAGTAGCTGATTTAGCTGGTTTTAACAAGGAGAAAATTAAAGCAAGAATTAGTGGGCAAAACGAATTGATAATAGAAGCAGAAAGGGAGATTACCGAACCTGGCGTTAAGTACCTTACTCAAAGGCCAAAATATATTAGAAAAGTAATAAGATTGCCCTATAATGTTGCCAAAGATGCTGAAATATCTGGGAAATATGAAAATGGTGTACTAACAATTAGGATACCAATAGCTGGTACATCTGTTATAAAGATAGAATAA
- a CDS encoding (Fe-S)-binding protein, giving the protein MLGKLIYDYLQKYSFPYPIDKKICSGWAKDLPSKGETILYTSCMYQTASLSEVYSKFIPYAEKLSPLSFLGRFIKPSKDEIERAYRILNKIAQLLKRNGINFAYLYEEEPYSGAILLELGYLDEFGQYAKSVYNFFKNKGIKRIITVDPHTHNALSRYNEFVEHFDLEIVSYLELVKDVKGVNREETFVIHDSCLYSRFLNLRDVYRDLINKSGIKIVEDELITGVDTSFCCGSPIKPINPDLSDKIAKARVEQLSKLSKNIIVVCPMCYANLSKYGNVKDWIEVVE; this is encoded by the coding sequence GTGCTGGGAAAATTAATTTATGATTATTTACAAAAATATTCTTTTCCCTATCCTATTGATAAAAAGATATGCTCTGGCTGGGCGAAAGATTTACCTAGTAAAGGGGAAACAATACTTTATACTTCTTGCATGTACCAAACAGCATCTTTAAGTGAGGTCTATTCGAAGTTCATACCATATGCTGAAAAACTATCGCCCTTATCCTTTTTAGGTAGATTTATTAAGCCTAGCAAAGATGAGATAGAAAGAGCTTACAGAATTTTGAACAAAATAGCTCAACTTCTTAAAAGAAATGGGATAAATTTCGCATATCTCTATGAGGAGGAGCCATATAGTGGAGCCATACTTCTTGAACTAGGTTATTTAGACGAATTCGGTCAATACGCGAAAAGTGTATATAACTTTTTCAAGAACAAGGGAATAAAAAGAATAATAACAGTCGATCCTCATACTCATAATGCGCTTTCAAGGTATAATGAATTCGTAGAGCATTTTGATTTAGAGATAGTCAGTTACCTAGAACTTGTAAAAGATGTGAAAGGAGTAAATAGAGAAGAAACTTTCGTAATTCACGATTCTTGTCTTTACTCTCGTTTCCTTAATTTAAGAGATGTATACAGAGATTTAATTAATAAGTCTGGTATAAAGATTGTGGAGGACGAATTAATTACTGGCGTAGACACTTCATTCTGTTGCGGTTCGCCAATAAAGCCAATTAATCCAGATTTAAGTGATAAAATTGCTAAAGCTAGGGTAGAACAATTATCTAAGCTTAGTAAGAATATTATTGTAGTTTGCCCAATGTGTTATGCTAACCTTTCAAAGTACGGTAATGTAAAAGATTGGATTGAGGTGGTTGAATGA
- a CDS encoding LUD domain-containing protein, producing MSQDWEIAIQRTINNNVPRVHKILENHKYILDLAKKLREAKMRVLSDLETYVEQTLEAVKRTGGNAYFVNNAEEAKEIVGKIVGKGKIVVFGKSMVAYELGIRKYLQQLGNEVWETDLGEFLIQLADEPPSHIIAPAVHMTKERVAKLLKEKLGFDVSESSSHEELVQKVREFLRNKFLSANVGITGANAVAADVGSIVLVENEGNIRMSTVVPPVHIAIVGVEKIVPTLEDALIEALVQAAYAGLYPPTYINVTSGPSSTGDIEMKRVSPAHGPKEFHLILVDNGRLKASKDPILREALLCIRCGRCHLHCPIYRVLDGSWGDAPYSGPMGAMWSYIIYNDYKPALYCTHSGNCKEVCPMKINIPRVLEYIKYMGNKQRSDK from the coding sequence ATGAGTCAGGATTGGGAAATCGCAATACAAAGGACAATAAATAATAATGTACCGAGAGTTCACAAGATACTTGAAAATCATAAATATATTCTAGATCTTGCTAAGAAACTTAGGGAAGCTAAAATGAGAGTTTTGTCTGATTTAGAAACGTATGTAGAACAAACGTTAGAGGCTGTGAAAAGAACTGGTGGTAATGCTTATTTTGTTAATAATGCTGAAGAGGCTAAGGAGATTGTAGGAAAGATTGTTGGAAAAGGAAAGATAGTTGTGTTTGGAAAATCAATGGTTGCGTATGAATTGGGAATTAGAAAATATTTGCAACAACTGGGAAATGAGGTTTGGGAAACAGATTTAGGAGAGTTTCTAATTCAGTTAGCTGATGAACCACCTTCACATATTATTGCTCCAGCCGTTCATATGACAAAAGAGAGGGTTGCAAAACTGCTTAAAGAGAAGTTGGGTTTTGATGTTTCAGAGAGTTCTTCTCATGAAGAGCTTGTGCAAAAGGTTAGGGAATTTTTAAGAAATAAGTTTTTGTCAGCTAATGTTGGAATAACTGGTGCAAATGCAGTTGCAGCAGATGTAGGTTCCATAGTTCTTGTTGAAAATGAGGGAAACATTAGAATGAGTACCGTAGTACCACCGGTTCATATAGCAATTGTTGGTGTTGAAAAAATAGTTCCCACTCTTGAAGATGCTTTAATTGAGGCTTTAGTCCAAGCCGCTTATGCTGGTTTATATCCTCCAACATATATTAACGTTACTTCTGGTCCCAGCTCTACTGGAGATATTGAGATGAAAAGAGTTAGCCCTGCACATGGCCCTAAGGAATTTCACCTAATTTTAGTAGATAACGGTAGGTTAAAGGCGAGTAAGGATCCCATACTTAGGGAAGCCCTACTCTGTATTAGATGCGGGAGATGTCATCTTCACTGTCCAATCTATAGAGTTTTAGACGGGAGCTGGGGAGATGCTCCTTATAGTGGACCTATGGGTGCGATGTGGTCTTATATTATTTACAACGATTACAAACCAGCTCTATATTGTACTCACTCAGGTAATTGTAAGGAAGTATGTCCAATGAAAATAAATATTCCTAGAGTTCTAGAGTATATAAAATACATGGGCAATAAACAAAGAAGTGATAAGTAA
- a CDS encoding DUF973 family protein translates to MSVNLDVNALNKLKDASLWFIIATLIGFIGVVTVFSEIISIVAFILLLFVAIPKLKDAFNLFLQTGKDVRNGITGANILPWGYIIIFLGGIIGIIGLFAISAVLAIFGTLLVVLGVLLEFIGGLLIGLSIYNLGRFYQSDLMWIGGILIIIPGINFVGWILTYISIDDVLKRLSPSPIIPTPAASMPSVSVYQVGTGSLSADGKASLVLYSSTQLQIQSASIDNTLISVSWDKITPYILNPGNNTVTIQFPPLTGFIRGSVYSVTLVLSNGQTVKVFLTFT, encoded by the coding sequence ATGTCCGTAAATCTCGATGTAAATGCGTTAAATAAGCTAAAAGATGCCTCGCTGTGGTTTATAATAGCAACTCTTATTGGGTTTATTGGGGTAGTAACGGTTTTTTCGGAGATCATTTCCATTGTAGCTTTCATACTATTACTGTTTGTAGCGATTCCTAAGCTAAAAGATGCCTTTAACCTATTTTTACAAACTGGTAAAGATGTTAGGAATGGTATAACCGGAGCTAATATACTACCGTGGGGATATATTATAATCTTTTTAGGTGGAATTATAGGTATCATAGGGTTATTCGCTATAAGTGCTGTTCTAGCTATATTTGGAACTCTACTAGTAGTTTTAGGTGTTCTACTAGAATTTATTGGTGGTTTATTAATTGGACTTTCTATATACAATTTAGGTAGATTTTATCAATCCGATTTAATGTGGATTGGTGGAATTCTAATAATTATCCCAGGGATTAACTTTGTTGGATGGATATTGACGTATATTAGTATAGACGATGTTTTGAAAAGACTGTCACCATCTCCAATAATACCTACTCCAGCAGCATCTATGCCTAGTGTTTCAGTTTATCAAGTAGGTACTGGAAGTTTATCTGCTGACGGTAAGGCTTCTCTTGTCTTATATTCCTCTACGCAATTACAGATCCAATCGGCTTCTATAGATAACACATTAATTTCTGTAAGTTGGGATAAGATAACTCCTTATATTCTAAATCCTGGTAATAATACCGTTACAATACAATTTCCACCATTAACAGGTTTTATTAGGGGAAGTGTTTACTCGGTTACGTTAGTATTAAGTAATGGTCAAACTGTAAAAGTATTCTTGACTTTTACATAA
- a CDS encoding DUF973 family protein has protein sequence MSSSAIKYLSLGMLIIILSLPLAVIIWYISLLFGITPPMNVTINGFLLSIFSPMILSGAFVGIINMASFYRIRIGLRILNLDHNTTLGALLNVVASIFLFTGNLLVLLSALVSVINVITILAWISAEILTLVFYISGNIFLGIGLMRLGELMKNSTLKNGGMLITSVVLSYFGYIIAYLGLRKISSQQIAHYFPLMSNIKAPSTKNVLSSKIKTQGNEELTITHPIYYKETVKVRRLQSQETRSVQQQSYQTQKIPSPQPTKQVLPSTLSQSYTPTSMPQSQTTFVINGNGILKSDGTVYLNIYVSQPCIISSVKIENLPYSPLSIQPQSLQIGNNQVLIKFDKVALLGLLKGKEYKLYLTLRTYNIYYPDQVVKIKYETT, from the coding sequence ATGAGCTCTTCTGCAATTAAATATCTCAGTTTAGGTATGCTAATTATTATCTTATCTTTACCTCTTGCAGTTATTATCTGGTATATTTCCTTACTTTTTGGAATCACACCGCCCATGAACGTGACAATTAATGGATTTCTCCTATCAATATTTTCTCCAATGATTTTAAGCGGAGCTTTTGTAGGTATTATTAATATGGCGTCTTTTTATAGAATTAGAATAGGTTTAAGAATATTAAATTTAGATCATAACACTACATTAGGTGCTTTACTAAATGTTGTTGCTTCAATCTTTTTATTTACTGGCAATTTATTAGTCTTATTATCTGCATTGGTTTCAGTTATTAATGTAATTACTATATTGGCTTGGATTTCAGCTGAAATATTAACTCTAGTATTCTATATTAGTGGCAATATATTTTTAGGAATAGGGTTAATGAGATTAGGAGAGCTAATGAAGAATTCTACGTTAAAAAACGGAGGAATGCTAATAACTTCTGTAGTTTTATCATATTTTGGATATATAATAGCCTATTTAGGTTTAAGGAAGATAAGTTCACAACAAATTGCTCATTATTTTCCGCTCATGTCAAATATAAAGGCCCCTTCAACTAAAAATGTTCTCTCAAGTAAAATAAAAACTCAAGGAAATGAAGAACTCACTATAACCCATCCCATCTACTATAAGGAAACTGTTAAGGTACGTAGGTTACAATCACAAGAGACTAGAAGTGTACAGCAACAGTCATATCAAACGCAAAAGATTCCATCCCCGCAACCGACAAAACAAGTATTACCCTCTACATTATCCCAATCATACACGCCAACATCGATGCCCCAATCACAGACTACTTTTGTAATTAACGGAAACGGAATATTGAAGTCTGATGGCACAGTATATCTTAATATTTATGTCTCTCAGCCTTGTATAATTTCTTCAGTAAAAATAGAAAATTTACCGTATTCTCCATTGTCTATACAGCCTCAAAGCTTACAGATAGGAAACAACCAAGTTTTGATAAAATTCGATAAAGTAGCTTTATTAGGGTTATTAAAAGGAAAAGAGTATAAACTTTACCTTACTTTAAGAACCTATAATATATATTACCCAGATCAAGTAGTAAAAATAAAATACGAAACTACTTAA